One genomic window of Medicago truncatula cultivar Jemalong A17 chromosome 1, MtrunA17r5.0-ANR, whole genome shotgun sequence includes the following:
- the LOC11417879 gene encoding vacuolar protein-sorting-associated protein 11 homolog isoform X2 gives MYQWRKFEFFEEKYVAKCTIPEEEEQDDNNVKEKEKERKIECCSSGRGKVVTGFDDGTVCFFDRGLKFNYSFQPHSSSVLFIQQLKQRNFLVTIGEDEQLTPQQSALCLKVFDLDKMQSESTSTASPDCVGILRIFTNQFPEAMITSFIVLEEVPPILLIAIGLDNGSIYCIKGDIARERITRFKLQVENHSDKTLSSITGLGFRVDGQSLQLFAVTPSSVSLFSLHDQPPRRQTLDQIGSGVNSVTMSDRYELIIGRPEAVYFYEVDGRGPCWAFEGEKKLVRWFRGYLLCVIADQRTGKHTFNIYDLKNRLIAHSALVKDVSHMLYEWGNIILIMTDKSTLCIGEKDMESKLDMLFKKNLYTVAINLVQTQQADAAATSEVLRKYGDHLYSKQDYDEAMSQYINTIGQLEPSYVIQKFLDAQRIYNLTNYLEKLHEKGLASKDHTTLLLNCYTKLKDVEKLNLFIRSEDSIGELKFDVETAIRVCRSANYHEHAMYVAKKAGRHEWYLKILLEDLGSYEEALEYISSLESSQAGMTIKEYGKILIEHKPSETIQILIRLCTDEGDKRGHSNGVYVSMLPSPVDFLSIFVHHPHSLMDFLEKYTNKVKDSPAQVEINNTLLELYISNELNFPSVSQSNEGADYLNVASEKTSKISVQTNGTISDHKSSKKEKGRLERREKGLHMLKSAWPPETEHPLYDVDLAIILCEMNSFKDGLLYLYEKMKLYKEVIACYMQAHDHNGLIACCKRLGDSVKGGDPSLWADVLKYFGELGEDCSKEVKEVLNYIERDNILPPIIVLQTLSKNPCLTLSVIKDYIARKLEQESKVIEEDRQAIEKYQFVILPDHFLIIKYEQEFGYGTENGDIGICHA, from the exons ATGTATCAATGGCGGAAGTTCGAATTCTTCGAGGAGAAGTACGTTGCAAAATGCACAAttccagaagaagaagaacaagatgACAACAAcgtgaaagagaaagagaaggagaggaaaaTCGAGTGTTGTTCGAGTGGAAGGGGTAAAGTGGTAACTGGTTTTGATGATGGAACCGTTTGCTTCTTCGATCGAGGACTCAAGTTCAATTATTCTTTTCAACCTCATTCTTCTTCTGTTCTCTTTATTCAACAACTCAAG CAACGCAACTTCCTGGTAACGATTGGGGAAGACGAACAACTTACTCCCCAGCAATCagctttgtgcctgaaggtttTTGACTTAGATAAGATGCAATCTGAAAGTACGAGTACGGCGAGTCCTGATTGTGTTGGGATATTGCGTATATTCACTAATCAGTTTCCTGAGGCAATG ATTACATCTTTTATTGTCTTAGAGGAAGTGCCTCCAATACTACTCATAGCTATTGGCTTAGACAATGGTTCAATTTACTGCATCAAAGGAGATATTGCACGGGAGCGTATCACCCGTTTCAAGCTTCAGGTGGAAAACCATTCAGACAAAACTCTTTCCTCAATCACCGGTCTTGGGTTTAGGGTGGACGGTCAATCACTTCAGTTGTTTGCAGTAACCCCGAGTTCTGTGAGCTTGTTTTCATTGCATGATCAACCACCAAGGAGGCAAACCCTTGATCAGATTGGATCTGGTGTGAACAGTGTTACAATGAGTGACCGTTAT GAGTTAATAATTGGTCGACCAGAAGCAGTATATTTTTATGAAGTTGATGGACGTGGTCCTTGTTGGGCTTTTGAGGGAGAAAAGAAATTGGTAAGATGGTTTCGTGGATACCTTTTGTGTGTTATTGCAGATCAAAGAACAGGAAAGCATACTTTCAACATCTATGACTTGAAGAATCGTTTAATAGCTCACAGTGCCCTGGTTAAAGATGTTTCTCATATGCTCTATGAATGGggtaacatcatactcataatgaCAGACAAATCAACTTTATGTATTGGGGAAAAGGATATGGAAAGCAAATTAGACATGTTATTCAAGAAAAACCTATATACTGTGGCAATTAATCTTGTTCAGACTCAACAAGCAGATGCTGCAGCTACTTCTGAAGTTCTGAGAAAATATGGGGATCATCTATACAGCAAGCAAGACTATGATGAGGCAATGTCCCAATACATAAATACTATTGGTCAGCTTGAACCTTCTTATGTGATACAAAAGTTTTTGGATGCTCAAAGAATCTACAACCTCACAAATTACTTGGAAAAGCTACATGAGAAGGGTCTTGCTTCTAAAGATCATACCACACTTCTATTGAACTGTTACACCAAATTGAAAGATGTTGAAAAACTAAACTTGTTTATTAGAAGTGAAGACAGCATCGGGGAACTTAAGTTTGACGTGGAAACAGCAATCAGGGTTTGCCGTTCTGCCAATTACCATGAGCATGCAATGTATGTTGCAAAGAAGGCTGGGAGACATGAATGGTACTTGAAGATTTTGCTTGAAGATCTTGGTAGTTATGAAGAGGCCTTGGAATATATTTCTAGTCTTGAATCAAGTCAGGCAGGGATGACAATAAAGGAGTATGGTAAAATTCTAATAGAGCACAAGCCATCGGAGACAATTCAGATTCTCATTAGGCTTTGCACAGATGAGGGTGACAAAAGAGGACATTCAAATGGTGTGTATGTGTCTATGTTGCCATCTCCTGTTGATTTTCTCAGCATTTTCGTTCATCACCCTCATTCCCTTATGgattttcttgaaaaatataCCAATAAGGTCAAGGATTCACCTGCTCAAGTGGAGATTAACAATACCCTCTTAGAGTTGTATATATCCAACGAATTGAACTTTCCTTCAGTATCACAGTCTAATGAGGGTGCAGATTACCTTAACGTAGCATcagaaaaaacttcaaaaataagtGTCCAAACCAATGGAACTATTTCTGATCACAAAAGTTCCAAAAAGGAAAAGGGCCGTCTTGAAAGGCGTGAAAAGGGTCTGCACATGCTTAAGAGTGCATGGCCTCCAGAGACAGAACATCCactttatgatgttgatttagCTATTATACTGTGTGAAATGAATTCATTCAAAGATGGGCTTTTGTATTTGTATGAAAAGATGAAACTCTACAAGGAAGTAATTGCTTGCTATATGCAGGCGCATGATCACAACGGATTAATTGCATGCTGCAAAAGACTGGGTGATTCAGTTAAAGGAGGGGATCCATCTCTTTGGGCGGATGTACTCAAATATTTTGGTGAGCTTGGAGAAGATTGCTCCAAAGAAGTAAAAGAAGTTTTGAATTACATTGAAAGGGATAATATTTTACCCCCCATAATTGTCCTTCAAACTCTGTCAAAAAACCCTTGCCTCACACTTTCAGTGATCAAGGATTACATTGCTCGGAAGCTTGAGCAGGAATCAAAGGTGATTGAGGAGGACCGACAAGCTATTGAGAAATATCAG TTTGTGATACTCCCGGATCATTTCCTCATAATTAAATATGAGCAAGAATTTGGATATGGAACAGAAAATGGAGATATTGGAATTTGTCATGCTTGA
- the LOC11418160 gene encoding protein WEAK CHLOROPLAST MOVEMENT UNDER BLUE LIGHT 1 isoform X1 has protein sequence MEEVEDKPTSSRNVEPNSLADAPQENTDIITAPTDNHSSIEASINSLADKNIVEHDTHFQETNFSEIESKSTRASDEQSIGQDEHLLTDDSISTPKEETVHEIEENHLGAITSDSELEALEDIQDGGSTVTANGDVDHNLMELSTSSSVTEDLQIDPKVLTDRPQTEVIDAPQENLASTSDAEVHVTEQSHQEPVVTDSEQETLDDIVNMHKDGGFSDSFLDNQLDLTASSSETEEFQNDHKELKVNLPQIKIPDVAVGGADSPASEKKIAENRGIIDTAAPFESVKEAVSKFGGIVDWKAHRMIAVERSKEVEQQLEKLYEEIPEYRKRSEDSEQEKVQVLQELDSAKRLIEELKLSLERAQTEEHQARQDSELAKLRVEEMEQGIAEDSSVAAKAQLEVAKARYTSAITELTSVKHELDSLRVEYASLVDEKGEAIDKAEDAVAASKQVEKTVEDLTIELIATKESLESAHSAHMEAEEHRIGTVMARDQDSLNWERELKQEEQELEKLNQKILFAMDLKSKHSKASALLLDLKAELNAYMESKSNQEGDDDEGVSKEQLDKSHIEMQAAVESAKKELEEVKLDIEKATSEVNNLKVAATSLRSELEQEKSSLASIGQREGMASITVASIEVELNKTKSDIAFVQMKEKEGKEMILELPKKLQEASEEANKANLLAREACEVFRRVKEEAEQAKAGASTMHSRLLAAQKEIEAARASERLAIQAIKALQESESARSNNNEVDPSNGVILSVEEYYRITKQVHDAEERANSRVATANSEIDIAKETELKTMEKLNEVNKEIVARRESLKIAMDKSEKAREGKLGVEQELRKWRAEHGQRRKAGEIGQNVVNQNINHSGKLDQNHSETIPVHYFSSPKSYVHANNENGSSPDVKSGKKKKKSLFPRIFMFFARRKAHPTPSG, from the exons ATGGAGGAAGTTGAAGACAAACCAACCTCCTCAAGAAATGTCGAACCAAATTCACTAGCAGATGCTCCTCAAGAAAATACCGATATAATAACAGCTCCAACCGATAATCACTCTTCCATTGAAGCTTCCATCAACTCACTAGCTGATAAAAATATAGTGGAACATGACACTCATTTTCAAGAGACTAATTTCTCTGAAATAGAATCAAAGTCAACGCGTGCTTCTGATGAGCAATCTATAGGACAAGATGAACATCTTCTCACAGATGATTCAATTTCAACACCAAAAGAAGAAACAGTTCATGAAATAGAAGAAAACCACCTAGGAGCCATAACTTCAGATTCTGAACTTGAAGCTTTAGAAGATATACAAGATGGTGGTTCAACTGTTACTGCTAACGGCGATGTTGATCATAATCTTATGGAACTCTCAACATCCTCTTCTGTAACAGAAGATTTGCAGATTGACCCTAAAG TTCTAACAGATCGTCCTCAAACCGAAGTTATTGATGCTCCTCAAGAAAATTTAGCCTCAACCTCAGATGCTGAAGTTCATGTAACAGAACAAAGTCACCAGGAACCTGTGGTTACAGATTCTGAACAAGAAACTTTAGATGATATTGTGAACATGCATAAGGATGGTGGTTTTAGTGATAGTTTTTTAGATAATCAGCTGGATCTAACGGCTTCATCTTCTGAAACAGAAGAGTTTCAGAATGATCACAAAGAACTAAAGGTAAATCTGCCTCAAATCAAGATTCCTGATGTTGCTGTTGGAGGTGCCGACTCACCTGCAAGTGAGAAGAAAATTGCTGAAAATAGAGGCATAATTGATACGGCAGCTCCATTTGAATCTGTCAAGGAAGCTGTTTCTAAGTTTGGAGGGATTGTCGATTGGAAGGCTCATCGAATGATAGCCGTCGAG CGAAGCAAGGAAGTAGAACAACAGCTTGAAAAATTGTACGAGGAGATTCCGGAGTACAGGAAAAGATCGGAGGACTCCGAGCAAGAAAAAGTCCAAGTACTTCAGGAGCTTGACAGCGCTAAGAGACTAATAGAAGAACTAAAACTGAGCCTAGAGAGGGCACAAACCGAAGAGCATCAAGCAAGGCAAGACTCAGAACTTGCAAAGCTCAGAGTGGAAGAAATGGAGCAAGGTATTGCCGAAGATTCCAGTGTGGCAGCCAAGGCGCAACTCGAGGTTGCCAAAGCAAGGTATACGAGTGCCATTACGGAGTTAACATCGGTGAAACACGAGTTAGATTCGTTGCGTGTGGAATACGCTTCTTTAGTTGATGAAAAAGGCGAAGCTATTGACAAAGCCGAAGATGCTGTTGCTGCATCGAAGCAAGTAGAAAAGACGGTTGAAGATTTGACTATTGAGTTGATTGCCACAAAAGAGTCTTTGGAATCAGCACATTCTGCACATATGGAAGCAGAAGAACACAGAATAGGAACAGTCATGGCAAGAGATCAAGATTCTCTCAATTGGGAGAGGGAACTAAAACAAGAAGAACAAGAACTAGAAAAACTCAATCAAAAAATTTTGTTTGCTATGGATCTTAAATCTAAACATAGTAAAGCTTCTGCGTTGCTTCTTGATTTGAAAGCTGAGTTAAATGCCTATATGGAATCAAAGTCAAACCAAGAAGGAGATGATGATGAAGGAGTCTCAAAGGAGCAACTGGACAAGTCACATATTGAAATGCAAGCGGCAGTTGAGTCGGCTAAAAAGGAACTTGAAGAAGTAAAGCTTGACATAGAGAAAGCTACTTCTGAGGTAAATAACTTAAAGGTGGCTGCAACATCATTAAGATCAGAACTCGAACAAGAGAAATCATCGCTTGCCTCGATTGGGCAAAGAGAGGGAATGGCCTCGATTACAGTTGCGTCTATCGAAGTCGAGCTGAACAAAACTAAATCGGATATTGCTTTTGTTCAGATGAAGGAAAAAGAAGGCAAAGAGATGATCCTTGAGCTGCCAAAGAAGCTTCAAGAAGCGTCTGAAGAGGCAAATAAGGCCAACTTGCTTGCTCGAGAAGCTTGCGAAGTGTTTAGGAGAGTAAAGGAGGAAGCAGAACAAGCCAAGGCCGGTGCTAGTACAATGCATAGTAGATTACTTGCAGCTCAAAAGGAGATAGAAGCTGCAAGAGCTTCAGAAAGGTTGGCAATACAAGCAATTAAAGCATTGCAAGAGAGCGAGTCGGCTAGAAGCAACAACAATGAAGTGGATCCATCAAATGGTGTGATACTATCAGTTGAAGAGTACTATCGTATAACGAAACAAGTTCATGATGCAGAAGAAAGAGCCAATTCGAGAGTTGCAACGGCAAATTCTGAGATCGATATAGCTAAGGAGACTGAATTGAAAACAATGGAGAAGTTGAATGAAGTGAACAAAGAAATAGTTGCTAGAAGGGAATCATTGAAGATTGCTATGGATAAATCTGAGAAGGCAAGGGAAGGAAAATTAGGTGTAGAGCAAGAATTAAGAAAGTGGAGAGCAGAACATGGACAACGGAGAAAAGCCGGTGAAATAGGCCAAAATGTAGTAAACCAGAACATAAACCATAGTGGTAAACTTGATCAAAATCATAGTGAAACTATTCCTGTACATTACTTTTCAAGTCCTAAGTCTTATGTTCATGCAAACAACGAAAATGGATCCTCGCCAGATGTGAAAAgtggaaagaagaagaaaaagtcaTTGTTTCCGCGAATTTTTATGTTCTTTGCAAGAAGAAAAGCACATCCAACTCCTTCGGGGTAG
- the LOC11417879 gene encoding vacuolar protein-sorting-associated protein 11 homolog isoform X1 yields MYQWRKFEFFEEKYVAKCTIPEEEEQDDNNVKEKEKERKIECCSSGRGKVVTGFDDGTVCFFDRGLKFNYSFQPHSSSVLFIQQLKQRNFLVTIGEDEQLTPQQSALCLKVFDLDKMQSESTSTASPDCVGILRIFTNQFPEAMITSFIVLEEVPPILLIAIGLDNGSIYCIKGDIARERITRFKLQVENHSDKTLSSITGLGFRVDGQSLQLFAVTPSSVSLFSLHDQPPRRQTLDQIGSGVNSVTMSDRYELIIGRPEAVYFYEVDGRGPCWAFEGEKKLVRWFRGYLLCVIADQRTGKHTFNIYDLKNRLIAHSALVKDVSHMLYEWGNIILIMTDKSTLCIGEKDMESKLDMLFKKNLYTVAINLVQTQQADAAATSEVLRKYGDHLYSKQDYDEAMSQYINTIGQLEPSYVIQKFLDAQRIYNLTNYLEKLHEKGLASKDHTTLLLNCYTKLKDVEKLNLFIRSEDSIGELKFDVETAIRVCRSANYHEHAMYVAKKAGRHEWYLKILLEDLGSYEEALEYISSLESSQAGMTIKEYGKILIEHKPSETIQILIRLCTDEGDKRGHSNGVYVSMLPSPVDFLSIFVHHPHSLMDFLEKYTNKVKDSPAQVEINNTLLELYISNELNFPSVSQSNEGADYLNVASEKTSKISVQTNGTISDHKSSKKEKGRLERREKGLHMLKSAWPPETEHPLYDVDLAIILCEMNSFKDGLLYLYEKMKLYKEVIACYMQAHDHNGLIACCKRLGDSVKGGDPSLWADVLKYFGELGEDCSKEVKEVLNYIERDNILPPIIVLQTLSKNPCLTLSVIKDYIARKLEQESKVIEEDRQAIEKYQEDTQAMRKEVQDLRTNARIFQLSKCTACTFTLDLPAVHFMCMHSFHLWCLGDNEKECPACAPEYRSVLEMKRNLEQNSKSQDRFFQQVKNSKDGFSVIAEYFGKGIISKTSNGSTPGLGSGNASSSSGF; encoded by the exons ATGTATCAATGGCGGAAGTTCGAATTCTTCGAGGAGAAGTACGTTGCAAAATGCACAAttccagaagaagaagaacaagatgACAACAAcgtgaaagagaaagagaaggagaggaaaaTCGAGTGTTGTTCGAGTGGAAGGGGTAAAGTGGTAACTGGTTTTGATGATGGAACCGTTTGCTTCTTCGATCGAGGACTCAAGTTCAATTATTCTTTTCAACCTCATTCTTCTTCTGTTCTCTTTATTCAACAACTCAAG CAACGCAACTTCCTGGTAACGATTGGGGAAGACGAACAACTTACTCCCCAGCAATCagctttgtgcctgaaggtttTTGACTTAGATAAGATGCAATCTGAAAGTACGAGTACGGCGAGTCCTGATTGTGTTGGGATATTGCGTATATTCACTAATCAGTTTCCTGAGGCAATG ATTACATCTTTTATTGTCTTAGAGGAAGTGCCTCCAATACTACTCATAGCTATTGGCTTAGACAATGGTTCAATTTACTGCATCAAAGGAGATATTGCACGGGAGCGTATCACCCGTTTCAAGCTTCAGGTGGAAAACCATTCAGACAAAACTCTTTCCTCAATCACCGGTCTTGGGTTTAGGGTGGACGGTCAATCACTTCAGTTGTTTGCAGTAACCCCGAGTTCTGTGAGCTTGTTTTCATTGCATGATCAACCACCAAGGAGGCAAACCCTTGATCAGATTGGATCTGGTGTGAACAGTGTTACAATGAGTGACCGTTAT GAGTTAATAATTGGTCGACCAGAAGCAGTATATTTTTATGAAGTTGATGGACGTGGTCCTTGTTGGGCTTTTGAGGGAGAAAAGAAATTGGTAAGATGGTTTCGTGGATACCTTTTGTGTGTTATTGCAGATCAAAGAACAGGAAAGCATACTTTCAACATCTATGACTTGAAGAATCGTTTAATAGCTCACAGTGCCCTGGTTAAAGATGTTTCTCATATGCTCTATGAATGGggtaacatcatactcataatgaCAGACAAATCAACTTTATGTATTGGGGAAAAGGATATGGAAAGCAAATTAGACATGTTATTCAAGAAAAACCTATATACTGTGGCAATTAATCTTGTTCAGACTCAACAAGCAGATGCTGCAGCTACTTCTGAAGTTCTGAGAAAATATGGGGATCATCTATACAGCAAGCAAGACTATGATGAGGCAATGTCCCAATACATAAATACTATTGGTCAGCTTGAACCTTCTTATGTGATACAAAAGTTTTTGGATGCTCAAAGAATCTACAACCTCACAAATTACTTGGAAAAGCTACATGAGAAGGGTCTTGCTTCTAAAGATCATACCACACTTCTATTGAACTGTTACACCAAATTGAAAGATGTTGAAAAACTAAACTTGTTTATTAGAAGTGAAGACAGCATCGGGGAACTTAAGTTTGACGTGGAAACAGCAATCAGGGTTTGCCGTTCTGCCAATTACCATGAGCATGCAATGTATGTTGCAAAGAAGGCTGGGAGACATGAATGGTACTTGAAGATTTTGCTTGAAGATCTTGGTAGTTATGAAGAGGCCTTGGAATATATTTCTAGTCTTGAATCAAGTCAGGCAGGGATGACAATAAAGGAGTATGGTAAAATTCTAATAGAGCACAAGCCATCGGAGACAATTCAGATTCTCATTAGGCTTTGCACAGATGAGGGTGACAAAAGAGGACATTCAAATGGTGTGTATGTGTCTATGTTGCCATCTCCTGTTGATTTTCTCAGCATTTTCGTTCATCACCCTCATTCCCTTATGgattttcttgaaaaatataCCAATAAGGTCAAGGATTCACCTGCTCAAGTGGAGATTAACAATACCCTCTTAGAGTTGTATATATCCAACGAATTGAACTTTCCTTCAGTATCACAGTCTAATGAGGGTGCAGATTACCTTAACGTAGCATcagaaaaaacttcaaaaataagtGTCCAAACCAATGGAACTATTTCTGATCACAAAAGTTCCAAAAAGGAAAAGGGCCGTCTTGAAAGGCGTGAAAAGGGTCTGCACATGCTTAAGAGTGCATGGCCTCCAGAGACAGAACATCCactttatgatgttgatttagCTATTATACTGTGTGAAATGAATTCATTCAAAGATGGGCTTTTGTATTTGTATGAAAAGATGAAACTCTACAAGGAAGTAATTGCTTGCTATATGCAGGCGCATGATCACAACGGATTAATTGCATGCTGCAAAAGACTGGGTGATTCAGTTAAAGGAGGGGATCCATCTCTTTGGGCGGATGTACTCAAATATTTTGGTGAGCTTGGAGAAGATTGCTCCAAAGAAGTAAAAGAAGTTTTGAATTACATTGAAAGGGATAATATTTTACCCCCCATAATTGTCCTTCAAACTCTGTCAAAAAACCCTTGCCTCACACTTTCAGTGATCAAGGATTACATTGCTCGGAAGCTTGAGCAGGAATCAAAGGTGATTGAGGAGGACCGACAAGCTATTGAGAAATATCAG GAAGACACACAGGCAATGAGGAAAGAAGTTCAAGATCTTAGGACAAATGCGAGGATTTTTCAGCTTAGCAAGTGCACAGCATGTACGTTCACCCTAGACCTGCCCGCTGTGCACTTCATGTGCATGCACTCATTCCATTTGTGGTGCCTTGGCGATAATGAGAAAGAATGCCCCGCGTGTGCCCCAGAATATAGGTCTGTCTtagaaatgaaaagaaatttaGAGCAAAATTCAAAAAGTCAGGACAGGTTTTTCCAGCAAGTTAAGAACTCCAAAGATGGGTTTTCTGTCATTGCTGAATATTTTGGAAAAGGGATTATCAGCAAAACAAGCAATGGATCCACTCCGGGTCTCGGATCTGGAAATGCATCATCTAGCAGTGGCTTCTGA
- the LOC11418160 gene encoding protein WEAK CHLOROPLAST MOVEMENT UNDER BLUE LIGHT 1 isoform X2 gives MEEVEDKPTSSRNVEPNSLADAPQENTDIITAPTDNHSSIEASINSLADKNIVEHDTHFQETNFSEIESKSTRASDEQSIGQDEHLLTDDSISTPKEETVHEIEENHLGAITSDSELEALEDIQDGGSTVTANGDVDHNLMELSTSSSVTEDLQIDPKDRPQTEVIDAPQENLASTSDAEVHVTEQSHQEPVVTDSEQETLDDIVNMHKDGGFSDSFLDNQLDLTASSSETEEFQNDHKELKVNLPQIKIPDVAVGGADSPASEKKIAENRGIIDTAAPFESVKEAVSKFGGIVDWKAHRMIAVERSKEVEQQLEKLYEEIPEYRKRSEDSEQEKVQVLQELDSAKRLIEELKLSLERAQTEEHQARQDSELAKLRVEEMEQGIAEDSSVAAKAQLEVAKARYTSAITELTSVKHELDSLRVEYASLVDEKGEAIDKAEDAVAASKQVEKTVEDLTIELIATKESLESAHSAHMEAEEHRIGTVMARDQDSLNWERELKQEEQELEKLNQKILFAMDLKSKHSKASALLLDLKAELNAYMESKSNQEGDDDEGVSKEQLDKSHIEMQAAVESAKKELEEVKLDIEKATSEVNNLKVAATSLRSELEQEKSSLASIGQREGMASITVASIEVELNKTKSDIAFVQMKEKEGKEMILELPKKLQEASEEANKANLLAREACEVFRRVKEEAEQAKAGASTMHSRLLAAQKEIEAARASERLAIQAIKALQESESARSNNNEVDPSNGVILSVEEYYRITKQVHDAEERANSRVATANSEIDIAKETELKTMEKLNEVNKEIVARRESLKIAMDKSEKAREGKLGVEQELRKWRAEHGQRRKAGEIGQNVVNQNINHSGKLDQNHSETIPVHYFSSPKSYVHANNENGSSPDVKSGKKKKKSLFPRIFMFFARRKAHPTPSG, from the exons ATGGAGGAAGTTGAAGACAAACCAACCTCCTCAAGAAATGTCGAACCAAATTCACTAGCAGATGCTCCTCAAGAAAATACCGATATAATAACAGCTCCAACCGATAATCACTCTTCCATTGAAGCTTCCATCAACTCACTAGCTGATAAAAATATAGTGGAACATGACACTCATTTTCAAGAGACTAATTTCTCTGAAATAGAATCAAAGTCAACGCGTGCTTCTGATGAGCAATCTATAGGACAAGATGAACATCTTCTCACAGATGATTCAATTTCAACACCAAAAGAAGAAACAGTTCATGAAATAGAAGAAAACCACCTAGGAGCCATAACTTCAGATTCTGAACTTGAAGCTTTAGAAGATATACAAGATGGTGGTTCAACTGTTACTGCTAACGGCGATGTTGATCATAATCTTATGGAACTCTCAACATCCTCTTCTGTAACAGAAGATTTGCAGATTGACCCTAAAG ATCGTCCTCAAACCGAAGTTATTGATGCTCCTCAAGAAAATTTAGCCTCAACCTCAGATGCTGAAGTTCATGTAACAGAACAAAGTCACCAGGAACCTGTGGTTACAGATTCTGAACAAGAAACTTTAGATGATATTGTGAACATGCATAAGGATGGTGGTTTTAGTGATAGTTTTTTAGATAATCAGCTGGATCTAACGGCTTCATCTTCTGAAACAGAAGAGTTTCAGAATGATCACAAAGAACTAAAGGTAAATCTGCCTCAAATCAAGATTCCTGATGTTGCTGTTGGAGGTGCCGACTCACCTGCAAGTGAGAAGAAAATTGCTGAAAATAGAGGCATAATTGATACGGCAGCTCCATTTGAATCTGTCAAGGAAGCTGTTTCTAAGTTTGGAGGGATTGTCGATTGGAAGGCTCATCGAATGATAGCCGTCGAG CGAAGCAAGGAAGTAGAACAACAGCTTGAAAAATTGTACGAGGAGATTCCGGAGTACAGGAAAAGATCGGAGGACTCCGAGCAAGAAAAAGTCCAAGTACTTCAGGAGCTTGACAGCGCTAAGAGACTAATAGAAGAACTAAAACTGAGCCTAGAGAGGGCACAAACCGAAGAGCATCAAGCAAGGCAAGACTCAGAACTTGCAAAGCTCAGAGTGGAAGAAATGGAGCAAGGTATTGCCGAAGATTCCAGTGTGGCAGCCAAGGCGCAACTCGAGGTTGCCAAAGCAAGGTATACGAGTGCCATTACGGAGTTAACATCGGTGAAACACGAGTTAGATTCGTTGCGTGTGGAATACGCTTCTTTAGTTGATGAAAAAGGCGAAGCTATTGACAAAGCCGAAGATGCTGTTGCTGCATCGAAGCAAGTAGAAAAGACGGTTGAAGATTTGACTATTGAGTTGATTGCCACAAAAGAGTCTTTGGAATCAGCACATTCTGCACATATGGAAGCAGAAGAACACAGAATAGGAACAGTCATGGCAAGAGATCAAGATTCTCTCAATTGGGAGAGGGAACTAAAACAAGAAGAACAAGAACTAGAAAAACTCAATCAAAAAATTTTGTTTGCTATGGATCTTAAATCTAAACATAGTAAAGCTTCTGCGTTGCTTCTTGATTTGAAAGCTGAGTTAAATGCCTATATGGAATCAAAGTCAAACCAAGAAGGAGATGATGATGAAGGAGTCTCAAAGGAGCAACTGGACAAGTCACATATTGAAATGCAAGCGGCAGTTGAGTCGGCTAAAAAGGAACTTGAAGAAGTAAAGCTTGACATAGAGAAAGCTACTTCTGAGGTAAATAACTTAAAGGTGGCTGCAACATCATTAAGATCAGAACTCGAACAAGAGAAATCATCGCTTGCCTCGATTGGGCAAAGAGAGGGAATGGCCTCGATTACAGTTGCGTCTATCGAAGTCGAGCTGAACAAAACTAAATCGGATATTGCTTTTGTTCAGATGAAGGAAAAAGAAGGCAAAGAGATGATCCTTGAGCTGCCAAAGAAGCTTCAAGAAGCGTCTGAAGAGGCAAATAAGGCCAACTTGCTTGCTCGAGAAGCTTGCGAAGTGTTTAGGAGAGTAAAGGAGGAAGCAGAACAAGCCAAGGCCGGTGCTAGTACAATGCATAGTAGATTACTTGCAGCTCAAAAGGAGATAGAAGCTGCAAGAGCTTCAGAAAGGTTGGCAATACAAGCAATTAAAGCATTGCAAGAGAGCGAGTCGGCTAGAAGCAACAACAATGAAGTGGATCCATCAAATGGTGTGATACTATCAGTTGAAGAGTACTATCGTATAACGAAACAAGTTCATGATGCAGAAGAAAGAGCCAATTCGAGAGTTGCAACGGCAAATTCTGAGATCGATATAGCTAAGGAGACTGAATTGAAAACAATGGAGAAGTTGAATGAAGTGAACAAAGAAATAGTTGCTAGAAGGGAATCATTGAAGATTGCTATGGATAAATCTGAGAAGGCAAGGGAAGGAAAATTAGGTGTAGAGCAAGAATTAAGAAAGTGGAGAGCAGAACATGGACAACGGAGAAAAGCCGGTGAAATAGGCCAAAATGTAGTAAACCAGAACATAAACCATAGTGGTAAACTTGATCAAAATCATAGTGAAACTATTCCTGTACATTACTTTTCAAGTCCTAAGTCTTATGTTCATGCAAACAACGAAAATGGATCCTCGCCAGATGTGAAAAgtggaaagaagaagaaaaagtcaTTGTTTCCGCGAATTTTTATGTTCTTTGCAAGAAGAAAAGCACATCCAACTCCTTCGGGGTAG